The nucleotide sequence TCGACCTGGGTGGGTGTGGAAATCGGATATATAGCTGATACCTACAGCAGTCTGGGGATCAGCGAGGATTACTACACCACTTTTTTATACAGTCTGCCTTATCGGTTTTATCCGCTGCATCTGCTGGCTTTTGTCTGGTTAGTGGCTTATCTGGGTAACGATTATGGACCGATGCTCAAAGCCGAAACGCGGGCGATTGCATTTAACCAGCTGGTGCGACCGGGGCGTTTTAATGTCGTGGAAGCTGAGCTGGGTTCAGATAATGGTGAACTGGCCCGCCGTCAACTGTTACGTAATGCTTTGATACCACTATCCGTGTTACTCGGGTTGGCGATGATTGGTCTATGGTGGACGGGAACGATTGAAATCGATCGGCTGAATCTGGAACGGCTCGAGGAGGGGAAACCGTTACTGGATCAATCAATGAGTAAAATTCTGGAGCATGCTTCACCCAACCGGGTGCTGTTGATTTCCTCTTTTCTGGCTTCTATCTCTGCCGTTGCCAGTTGCAGTTTTACCAAAGCACTGTCCCTGAATGAATGTGTTGAGGCCTGGTCCGCGGGAGCGAAGAGCATGTTCCTGGCGATTCTGATTCTGGTACTGGCCTGGGCAGTCGCGACGGTGTGTGATGAAAACCATCTGAATACCGCTGGTGTACTGGTGGAGCTGCTTTCAGGCAGTCTGTCTCCTAACTGGATGCCAACGATTACATTTCTGTTAGCGGCTGCTGTCAGTTTTGCGACGGGAAGTTCCTGGTCCACGATGGGGCTGCTGATGCCTTTAGCGATTTCATTGACTTACAGCCTGCTGGTTCCCTTAAATGAAGCGGATCCGAATCATCATCTGATGCTGGGGACAATCGGCGGTGTATTGGCGGGAGCGATTTTCGGAGATCACTGCTCCCCGATTTCGGATACCACTGTACTCTCTTCCGCAGCTTCGGGATCTGACCATCTGGATCACGTGCTGACACAAATGCCTTACGCGTTAACCGTTGCCATCGTATCGGTAGTCTTTGGATATATCCCGGTAGGCTTCGGGATCCAGCCATATATTCTGTTGCCGGTCGGCCTGGTTGTATTATTTCTGATCCTGCAGTTTTACGGGAAATCTGCCGAAGCTGAGGCCCAAAAACTATTGGATGCCGGGGTGCGTGCTGAGGATTTTAACCTTTCTGAGGATCGTGAACCCGACGAAGCGGGCATAATCGATACGAATGATTCAGATTCCGAAGATGATCCAGAGTCTGCAGAAGGGGCCGTTGAAGAGGCCTGAAACTGTGTCGTCCCTTTGATATGTATGCTATACTCTTCCTATACTCCGTAAGTTAGCGAATCTGTTTTTAAGTATAGGTAGCTCCCCGAATGAATCCCCAATCCAAGCTCAGTGGAATATTTACACCCAATCTGGTCCCTTTTGACTCTCACGGCGAAATCAATGAGCCGGAGCTCAGACGTTATATCGACTGGCTGATTGAAAAAGGGGTGCACGGTCTGTATCCCAATGGTTCCACGGGGGAATTTACTCGATTCACACCAGAGGAGCGTCGACGGATCGTCGCGATCATCGCAGATCAGACTCGAGGCCGCGTTCCCATTCTGGCCGGTGCCGCCGAGGCGAATGTTCGAGAAACCATCAAGGCCTGTGAGTATTATCATGGCCTGGGGATCCGTGCCGTCGCGATTGTAGCCCCCTTTTATTACAAATTGAGTCCAGCCTCGGTTTATGCTTATTTCAAGGAAATTGGTGATAATACTCCGATCGACGTGACGCTTTACAATATTCCGATGTTCGCCAGTCCCATTGATGTGCCTACGATTCAGCGTCTGTCAGAAGAGTGCGAGAAGATCGTGGCGATCAAAGATTCTTCAGGGGACATTCCCAATATGATCCGTATGATTCAGGCAGTGCGTCCGAATCGTCCCGAGTTCTCATTTCTGACAGGCTGGGATGCCGCATTAATGCCGTTACTGTTGAGTGGTGCGGATGGCGGGACCAATGCGAGTTCGGGCGTTGTTCCTGAACTGACACGCAAGTTGTATGACCTGACGATGTCGGCTCAACTGGATGAAGCCCGCCGTGTGCAGTATGACTTGTTGACCTTGTTCGACACGATGATTTATTCCGCTGAATTCCCGGAAGGATTCCGGGCTGCGGTTGAACTGCGTGGTTTTCAGATGGGGCAGGGACGGCAGCCAATCACATCAGAGCAGAAGACAGATATTTCGACTCTGAGTCGGACTCTGCAGTGCATGCTCTCCGAACATGGTTTTACCAATGAGCCCATCGGTGGTTGTGCCACTGGAATTACGGAAGAGCTCGGCAACAACGATGTTTCACAAATCGTGCAACGTGTTGTCGCAGAACTCAATCGCCGTAATCTTCTCTAAGGGATAGAACCGGATTCAGCCAGGCTCAGACTTCCAACTGACTACGGTAGTAGTCTGCGCCGGTCGTGAGTGCTTCGTCCAGTTTATCGGGATCTTTTCCGCCGGCTTCGGCCATGTCGGGACGACCACCGCCACCACCGCCTACCACCTTGGCGGCTGCTTTGACACAGTCACCGGCTTTGAGCCCCTGTTTCACCAGGTCAGAATTGACGGCTGCCATCAATGCGACTTTGCCGTCGAGTACTGTTCCCAGGATCAGGGCAACCTGTTTGCCTTTTTTCCGCAGATGGTCAGCCAGTTCCCGCAGTTGATCGCGTGAAGCATCCTTGGCATGGTAGGCCACGATTTTAACATCGTTCACAACAGGTGCCTCTTCCAGTAAATCATCAGCGGTTCCCGCGAGTGACTTACTGGAAAATTTGGTGAGCTGCTTTTTGGTTTCGCGGAGTTCATCCTGCAGATGTTGAATGCGGACCGGTAAATCGTCAGGTCGCGGTACCTTCATCTGGGCGGCTATTTCCAGCAGCAGTTTTTCAGTGTCTCTGGTTTTTTCCAGTGCTTTCGGGCCTGTCAATGCATAAATACGTCGTACCCCTTTGGCGACCAGTTCTTCATTGATGATCTTGCATAAGCCGACCTGCCCTGTATTGGAAAGGTGGGTGCCTCCGCAAAGTTCGGTACTGAAGTCGCCCATTTGAACCACGCGAACGTAGTCGGGATATTTTTCACCAAACAGTGCCATGGCCCCGAGTTCGCGGGCTTTCTGCAGCTTCATCAGTTCGGTCGTGACGGGCGCCCCTTCAGAAACGCGCTGGTTGATAATATCTTCAATGCGGCTGATCTCTTCCGGAGTCACTGCTTTACTGTGGGAAAAGTCGAAACGGAGCGTGTCTTCTTCCACCTTGGATCCACGCTGCATGGCGTTTTCTCCCAGAACGGTATGCAGTGCATGATGCAGCAGGTGTGTTGCTGAGTGGGCACGCTGGATTCCGGAACGACGCGGCTCTGTGACTGTTGCTGTGAGAGTCTGCCCTTGCTCCAGTTTACCCGTCAAGAGATGTCCAATGTGAAGGTAAAGGCCGGCATTTTTCTGGGTATTGGTGACTTCGAATTTGATTCCGTCTGCTTCGAGGAACCCGGTATCACCAACCTGTCCGCCGGCTTCTGCGTAGAAAGGGGTCTGGTCGAGTACGACGACAACCGGGTGAGCATGGCCTTTTTCGACCATGGACTCGACCAGCCGGTCTTCGGCAATGATGCCTATGACTTTGGATTCGGTCGTGGTGGTCTCATAACCCTTGAAGTCTGTTTCGCTGATGGTTTTGTGGAGTGCGGTCAGTGGTCCTTCTGACATGACAGAATCCAGGAAGGCGCCGCTGCCGCTGTCTTTCTGATGTCGCTGCATCATGTTGTTGAACTCGGTCCGGTTCACGGACATGTTGTTTTTGGCAGCAAGGGCTTCCGTCAGTTCGATCAGGAAACCATCGGTCTGATGCAGGTCGAAAGCGTCTTCCCCGGAAATGACCGAACTGCCTGCCTGTTCTGCCGATTTCAGGAAGCCTTCAAAACGGGAGAGTCCTTTTTCGATGACACCCAGGAACTGCTCTTCTTCTTCTTTGATCGTGCTTTGCACGTTTTCAACTGTTTTGGCGATGTCGGGGTACGGAGCTTTCATAATCTCAACAACGGCCGGGACCAGCCGGTGCAGAAACGGTTCATGTTTGCCGAGCAGGTAGCCTTCCAGCAGTGCGCGGCGGAGTAATTGCCTGACGACATAGCTCTCTTTGTCTCTACCTGGGTTGACTCCTTCATGGATACTGAAAGTAATGGCCCGTACATGGTCCGAGATACGACGAACCGGTCGCCCCGATGGCGCATCGAAATCGTATCCCGTACCGACAATATCACCAGCGGCCAGGCAGAGCTGTTTGAGTGTGTCGATCTCAAAGTTGCTGCGGACTCCCTGGAGTACGGAAGCGGTCCGCTCCAGCCCCATGCCCGTATCGATATTCTTTTTGGGAAGGGGCTTCAGATTATCAGGAGGATTTCCAACCCGGTTAAACTGAGTGAAGACGAGGTTCCAGATCTCGACATTATCTTTCCCACCATTGGGATGATAGAAAATTTCGCTACACGGGCCACAAACTCCATCGGGGCCGTCAGAGGGAGCACCGGCGGGCCAGAAGTTTTCGTGTTCGTTTTCACGACTGATGCGGTTGGCAGGCAGTTTGATCTCGTCATGCCAGATGTTGTAGGCTTCATCATCTTCCTGATAGACGGTGACGGAGAGCAGACTGGGATCAAGTCCCAGATATTTTTTATCGGTCAG is from Gimesia maris and encodes:
- a CDS encoding Na+/H+ antiporter NhaC family protein, with the protein product MAAIHSLLIILTSFLAQTDQITDVPLKQEPARYEIEAPPIAVIGIPVGQVTLRALKLDGTLDTEFSGHPKQIIGLELWVRDVDTALPPFENGVLELKTDLAQNQKVFITADTIVVDPDIRGTATVVVYRISRWLSLLPPIIAVILAIWFRNIILALLVSIWLGAVILAHGNLFLGFVHTLDTFVIHEIVEPGSSSYSHMMIILFTMFLGAMVGVMSAGGGTAALVNRLSRYSTKREHSQLMTWFLGLVVFFDDYANSLLVGTSMRPFTDRMKVSREKLAFLVDSTAAPVSGIAIISTWVGVEIGYIADTYSSLGISEDYYTTFLYSLPYRFYPLHLLAFVWLVAYLGNDYGPMLKAETRAIAFNQLVRPGRFNVVEAELGSDNGELARRQLLRNALIPLSVLLGLAMIGLWWTGTIEIDRLNLERLEEGKPLLDQSMSKILEHASPNRVLLISSFLASISAVASCSFTKALSLNECVEAWSAGAKSMFLAILILVLAWAVATVCDENHLNTAGVLVELLSGSLSPNWMPTITFLLAAAVSFATGSSWSTMGLLMPLAISLTYSLLVPLNEADPNHHLMLGTIGGVLAGAIFGDHCSPISDTTVLSSAASGSDHLDHVLTQMPYALTVAIVSVVFGYIPVGFGIQPYILLPVGLVVLFLILQFYGKSAEAEAQKLLDAGVRAEDFNLSEDREPDEAGIIDTNDSDSEDDPESAEGAVEEA
- the alaS gene encoding alanine--tRNA ligase, coding for MKTDELRESYLSFFEEKGCVKRPSDVLVPRDDKTVLFTPAGMNQFKDQFLGVGKLEFPSATTCQMCLRTGDIQNVGVTAYHHTFFEMLGNFSFGDYFKREAIHWAWEYLTDKKYLGLDPSLLSVTVYQEDDEAYNIWHDEIKLPANRISRENEHENFWPAGAPSDGPDGVCGPCSEIFYHPNGGKDNVEIWNLVFTQFNRVGNPPDNLKPLPKKNIDTGMGLERTASVLQGVRSNFEIDTLKQLCLAAGDIVGTGYDFDAPSGRPVRRISDHVRAITFSIHEGVNPGRDKESYVVRQLLRRALLEGYLLGKHEPFLHRLVPAVVEIMKAPYPDIAKTVENVQSTIKEEEEQFLGVIEKGLSRFEGFLKSAEQAGSSVISGEDAFDLHQTDGFLIELTEALAAKNNMSVNRTEFNNMMQRHQKDSGSGAFLDSVMSEGPLTALHKTISETDFKGYETTTTESKVIGIIAEDRLVESMVEKGHAHPVVVVLDQTPFYAEAGGQVGDTGFLEADGIKFEVTNTQKNAGLYLHIGHLLTGKLEQGQTLTATVTEPRRSGIQRAHSATHLLHHALHTVLGENAMQRGSKVEEDTLRFDFSHSKAVTPEEISRIEDIINQRVSEGAPVTTELMKLQKARELGAMALFGEKYPDYVRVVQMGDFSTELCGGTHLSNTGQVGLCKIINEELVAKGVRRIYALTGPKALEKTRDTEKLLLEIAAQMKVPRPDDLPVRIQHLQDELRETKKQLTKFSSKSLAGTADDLLEEAPVVNDVKIVAYHAKDASRDQLRELADHLRKKGKQVALILGTVLDGKVALMAAVNSDLVKQGLKAGDCVKAAAKVVGGGGGGRPDMAEAGGKDPDKLDEALTTGADYYRSQLEV
- a CDS encoding dihydrodipicolinate synthase family protein encodes the protein MNPQSKLSGIFTPNLVPFDSHGEINEPELRRYIDWLIEKGVHGLYPNGSTGEFTRFTPEERRRIVAIIADQTRGRVPILAGAAEANVRETIKACEYYHGLGIRAVAIVAPFYYKLSPASVYAYFKEIGDNTPIDVTLYNIPMFASPIDVPTIQRLSEECEKIVAIKDSSGDIPNMIRMIQAVRPNRPEFSFLTGWDAALMPLLLSGADGGTNASSGVVPELTRKLYDLTMSAQLDEARRVQYDLLTLFDTMIYSAEFPEGFRAAVELRGFQMGQGRQPITSEQKTDISTLSRTLQCMLSEHGFTNEPIGGCATGITEELGNNDVSQIVQRVVAELNRRNLL